The window CCGTGAGAGGCTGATCGCCTCGTTACTCGACGGTACTTACCGTCCAAGCCTGGTGCGCGGAGTTGAAATTCCCAAACCCGGCGGGAAAGGAGTGCGCCAGCTGGGCATTCCGACGGCTGTCGACCGGCTGGTACAACAGGCGATACTGCAAGTCCTGGATCCCGTCCTTGATCCGACATTCTCGGCATCGAGTTTTGGGTTCCGCCCCGGACGCGGCGCACACGATGCGCTGCGTCAGGCCCGACTATGTGCGGGACGGCTATGCGATCGTCGTAGACCTCGACCGAGAAATTCTTTGATCGGGTGAACCACGACATCGTCATGGCCCGTCTGGCCCGGCACATCGCCGACCCACGCCTGCTCGTCATCATCCGCCGGTTTCTACAGGCCGGGATGCTGTCGGGTGGTGTGCACGTCGAACGGCAGGAGGGGACCCCGCAAGGCGGCTCTCTCGCCGCTGATCGCTAACCTCATTCTGGATGACCTCGACAAGGAGCTCGAACGCCGGGGCCACCGGTTCTGCCGCTACGCCGACGACTGTAACATCTATGTACGGTCACAGGCAGCGGGGGAGCGCGTCATGGCTTCGGTTACCGCCTTGCTGGAAGGCAAG is drawn from Novosphingobium decolorationis and contains these coding sequences:
- a CDS encoding reverse transcriptase domain-containing protein, producing the protein MCTSNGRRGPRKAALSPLIANLILDDLDKELERRGHRFCRYADDCNIYVRSQAAGERVMASVTALLEGKLRPASIRPRARLHTSGNVPSSATV
- a CDS encoding reverse transcriptase domain-containing protein; the protein is MGVERQQGSGKQQDFFDEALKASLGHDVTGKGGTGAGTIEERQSPTAWAEPLALTRYVMEEVASSANLNQAYKRVKANKGAPGVDGMTVPDLRDWIAGNRERLIASLLDGTYRPSLVRGVEIPKPGGKGVRQLGIPTAVDRLVQQAILQVLDPVLDPTFSASSFGFRPGRGAHDALRQARLCAGRLCDRRRPRPRNSLIG